One window of the Caloenas nicobarica isolate bCalNic1 chromosome 20, bCalNic1.hap1, whole genome shotgun sequence genome contains the following:
- the TSEN15 gene encoding tRNA-splicing endonuclease subunit Sen15, with protein sequence MEPAARPGEEEEDGDGDGDGGPAEGTSAGGREMGERGDWAGGAGGNWMAIHPAFTEMMSLDISDSTQIYVAFLVYLDLLEGRNWHEVKHVGVEELQLVCLHAREKEQDGFQVMVPVPAHISLSHERIREILTKASLPPDNPDTPLSVTLAIVETDSTVVYYKVTDGLVIPDPPADAEDVDDKQWRKKRKKLFK encoded by the exons ATGGAGCCGGCGGCCCGCcccggggaggaggaggaggatggggatggggacggcgACGGCGGCCCGGCCGAGGGCACCTccgcgggcgggcgggagaTGGGGGAGCGGGGGGACTGGGCGGGAGGGGCCGGCGGCAACTGGATGGCGATTCACCCCGCG TTCACAGAAATGATGTCTCTTGATATATCTGACAGTACTCAAATCTATGTTGCGTTTCTGGTATATCTGGACCTCTTGGAAG GGAGAAACTGGCACGAAGTGAAGCATGTTGGAGTAGAGGAACTGCAGCTGGTCTGTTTACATGCACGTGAAAAAGAACAGGACGGGTTCCAGGTGATGGTGCCGGTACCTGCGCACATATCGTTAAGCCATGAGAG AATAAGAGAAATCCTGACAAAAGCGTCTCTCCCACCGGACAATCCCGACACCCCGCTGTCGGTTACCTTGGCCATAGTTGAGACAGATTCCACAGTGGTCTACTATAAAGTGACCGACGGCCTCGTGATACCAGATCCTCCTGCCGATGCTGAAGATGTGGATGATAAAcagtggagaaagaaaagaaagaagctttTCAAATGA